Sequence from the Ornithinimicrobium humiphilum genome:
AGCTCTACGACACCTACTTCTCGGAGGAGGCTGCGCAGGACGCGGCCGAGTCCAGCGACGGCTGAGCCGGCAGGAACGGGCTAGGGCGGAGGCGGTGACATGACCCGGAGTGCTCGCGCGCGCCTGACCACAGTCGTGCTCTACGTGGTGTTCGCGGCGATCGTCGCCGCCTTCGCCCTCGTCGCCGACTGGGAGGCGATCTCCCGCAACTTCTTCCTCGCGGAGGGCTTCAGCGGCAACTGGCAGGCGATGGTCTTCACGGGCGTGAAGAACACGATCCTCTACACGATCATCTCCTTTACCGGCGGCTTCGTGCTCGCCGTGATCCTCGTGCTCATGCGGCTGGCGCCGATCGCCCCCTTCCGGTGGCTGTCGCTGGCCTACATCGAGCTGTTCCGGGGACTGCCGGCGCTGGTCGTCATCCTCTTCATGGCGCTCGGCGTGCCGATCGCCTTCGGGTGGCGGCCGCCGGGCGGCACCATCGGGGCCGGCCTCGTCGCGCTCATGATGGTCGCCGGCGCCTACATGGCCGAGACCCTCCGGGCCGGCATCGAGGCGGTGCCGAAGGGCCAGACCGAGGCGGCGCGCTCCCTGGGCATGGGCGGGGGCTGGACGATGGCCTCCATCGTCATGCCCCAGGCGCTGCGCATCGTGGTGCCGCCGCTGACCAACGAGCTGGTGATCCTGCTCAAGGACACCTCGCTGCTCTTCGTGGTCGGTCTGGCCACGAGCCAGAAGGAGCTGACGACCCTGTCCCGCGACTTCATGAGCAGCGGGCCGTCCGCGGGCACCGCGACCTCGCTGACCCTCGCGGCGCTGCTCTACCTGGCCATCACCCTGCCGCTGACGCGGCTGGTGGCCTGGATGGAGAGCAAGCAGAAGAGGAGCCGGTGATGAGCAGCGTGCACCCCGAGCAGCGGATCGACCCCACGGCCCCGGCCATCGAGATCCGCCAGCTGCACAAGAGCTTCGGCGACAACGAGGTGCTCAAGGGCATCGACTTCACGGTCGACAAGGGCCAGGTCGTCTGCGTCATCGGCCCCTCGGGCTCGGGCAAGTCGACGCTGCTGCGCTGCGTCAACCGGCTCGAGGAGCCGACGTCCGGCCAGATCCTCGTCGAGGGCATCGACATCACCGACCCGGACACCGAGCTCGACCAGGTCCGGTCGCGGATCGGCATGGTCTTCCAGCAGTTCAACCTGTTCCCGCACATGACGGTGCTGCGCAACCTCACGATCGCCCAGCAGCGCGTGAAGAAGCGCGGCAGGGCCGAGGCGGAGCGGATCGCCCGGGAGAACCTCGACAAGGTCGGCCTCGCGGACAAGATCGCCGCCTACCCGGCGCACCTGTCCGGCGGCCAGCAGCAGCGCGTGGCGATCGCCCGCGCGCTGTCGATGGACCCCGACATGATGCTCTTCGACGAGCCCACGTCGGCGCTCGACCCCGAGCTGGTCGGCGACGTCCTCGACGTCATGAAGCGGCTGGCCGCGGCCGGCATGACGATGATGGTCGTCACCCACGAGATGGGCTTCGCCCGCGAGGTGGGCGACAAGCTCGTCTTCATGGACGGTGGCGTCATCGTCGAGGAGGGCGACCCGGTCAAGGTGCTCTCCGACCCGCAGCACTCGCGCACCCAGAGCTTCCTCTCCAAGGTCCTCTGAGCGCGGTCGCCCCGCCCGGTGACCGGCCCTCGGTCACCGGGCGGAGCCGTGTGCGGGGGTGGGCGGGTCGTGCCGGTGGGCGGGTGCGCCGAGTTATGCCGACACGCCGGGGTGCGTGCATCCCCCCGTGTGGTGCACGTCATACCGTCGGAGACAGGTCCCGGGCACCCCGTCCGGGGTCGCGGGAGGCCCACCACATGGAGCGACGACTGCTCGAGGCGGAGGGCCGGCACCGGCACTGCGCCACCGTCGCGCGGGCCCGGTCCCGGTCCAGCCACCGACGGGACGCGTAGCGCCCACGCGCGCGTCAGCAGGGAGTCGCCATGACCATCGCCCACCGCTCCTTCCTCGACCTCGACGCGCAGCCCCCGGTGGACGGTGTCCCCGACGCCGGCGTGAAGACCTACGTCCTCGACACGAGCGTGCTGCTCTCGGACCCGTGGGCCCTGCTGCGCTTCGCCGAGCACGAGGTGGTGCTCCCGGTGGTCGTCATCACCGAGCTGGAGGGCAAGCGGCACCACCCCGAGCTGGGCTACTTCGCCCGGCAGGCGCTGCGGATGCTCGACGACCTGCGGGTCGAGCACGGCACCCTGAGCGAGCCGATCCCCGTCGGGCGGCGGGGCGGCTCCCTGCACGTCGAGCTCAACCACTCCGACCCGGGCGCGCTGCCGGCCGGATTCCGCCTGGGGGACAACGACACCCGCATCCTCGCCGTCGCCGCCAACCTCGCGGCGGAGGGTCGCGACGTCACGGTCGTGAGCAAGGACCTGCCGATGAGGGTCAAGGCCTCCGCGGTCGGCATCGACGCGCAGGAGTACCGCGCCGAGCTGGCGATGGACAGCGGCTGGACGGGCATGGCCGAGCTCGAGGTCGACGACGCCGACATGTCCGAGCTCTACGAGCGCGGATGGCTCCAGCACGCCGCGGCGAAGGAGCTGCCGGTCCACACCGGTCTGACGGTCCTCGGCCCCTCGGGCAGCGCCCTGGCCCGCGTCGCCCCCGACCGCTCGGTGCGCCTCGTGCGCGGCGACCGGGACGCCTTCGGCCTGCACGGCCGCTCGGCCGAG
This genomic interval carries:
- a CDS encoding PhoH family protein — translated: MTIAHRSFLDLDAQPPVDGVPDAGVKTYVLDTSVLLSDPWALLRFAEHEVVLPVVVITELEGKRHHPELGYFARQALRMLDDLRVEHGTLSEPIPVGRRGGSLHVELNHSDPGALPAGFRLGDNDTRILAVAANLAAEGRDVTVVSKDLPMRVKASAVGIDAQEYRAELAMDSGWTGMAELEVDDADMSELYERGWLQHAAAKELPVHTGLTVLGPSGSALARVAPDRSVRLVRGDRDAFGLHGRSAEQRIALDLLLDPDVGIVSLGGRAGTGKSALALCAGLEAVLERRQHRKVIVFRPLYAVGGQELGYLPGTENDKMGPWAQAVFDTLGAVVSKEVVEEVLDRDLLEVLPLTHIRGRSLHDAFVIVDEAQSLERNVLLTVLSRIGQSSRVVLTHDVAQRDNLRVGRHDGVAAVIETLKGHPLFAHVTLTRSERSPIAALVTELLEGPGHL
- a CDS encoding amino acid ABC transporter ATP-binding protein; translation: MSSVHPEQRIDPTAPAIEIRQLHKSFGDNEVLKGIDFTVDKGQVVCVIGPSGSGKSTLLRCVNRLEEPTSGQILVEGIDITDPDTELDQVRSRIGMVFQQFNLFPHMTVLRNLTIAQQRVKKRGRAEAERIARENLDKVGLADKIAAYPAHLSGGQQQRVAIARALSMDPDMMLFDEPTSALDPELVGDVLDVMKRLAAAGMTMMVVTHEMGFAREVGDKLVFMDGGVIVEEGDPVKVLSDPQHSRTQSFLSKVL
- a CDS encoding amino acid ABC transporter permease — translated: MTRSARARLTTVVLYVVFAAIVAAFALVADWEAISRNFFLAEGFSGNWQAMVFTGVKNTILYTIISFTGGFVLAVILVLMRLAPIAPFRWLSLAYIELFRGLPALVVILFMALGVPIAFGWRPPGGTIGAGLVALMMVAGAYMAETLRAGIEAVPKGQTEAARSLGMGGGWTMASIVMPQALRIVVPPLTNELVILLKDTSLLFVVGLATSQKELTTLSRDFMSSGPSAGTATSLTLAALLYLAITLPLTRLVAWMESKQKRSR